The following proteins are co-located in the Castanea sativa cultivar Marrone di Chiusa Pesio chromosome 8, ASM4071231v1 genome:
- the LOC142605887 gene encoding uncharacterized protein LOC142605887 — protein sequence MSVVSGLDLEDRSHALKKAKVVAMPTLGFSEEDKEGTLQPHDDALVVTIWIGGYDVKRVLVDQGSGAEIMYLYLFKWLNLKHEDLERYDSPLVGFDRRLVIPRGMIRLPVQVGDEEVPINFIVVEAYSPYTAILARLWLHAIRVVSSTLHLKVKYPT from the coding sequence ATGTCTGTGGTTTCGGGCCTTGATTTAGAAGACAGGAGTCATGCTCTCAAAAAGGCCAAAGTGGTGGCTATGCCCACCTTGGGTTTCTCAGAAGAGGATAAGGAGGGAACACTCCAGCCACAcgatgatgccttggtggtaACCATTTGGATTGGTGgatatgatgtaaagagggtccTGGTAGACCAAGGGAGTGGAGCAGAGATTATGTACCTGTATTTGTTTAAATGGTTAAATCTTAAACATGAGGACTTGGAAAGGTACGATTCACCGCTGGTGGGCTTTGATAGGAGATTAGTAATTCCTCGCGGGATGATAAGGTTACCTGTGCAGGTTGGAGACGAAGAGGTGCCAATTAATTTCATTGTAGTTGAAGCCTATTCCCCTTACACAGCTATCCTGGCTAGACTGTGGCTTCATGCTATAAGGGTGGTATCATCAACTTTGCATTTGAAAGTTAAGTATCCCACGTAG